Proteins encoded within one genomic window of Arachis ipaensis cultivar K30076 chromosome B08, Araip1.1, whole genome shotgun sequence:
- the LOC107611808 gene encoding uncharacterized protein LOC107611808 isoform X1, which produces MEELDAAESKRRKIEKVEMAKEACLCLMTYKKLIVIKLSNLKEEIDVKDWTCLPPPPFEMFLDLPDHDMCPFEFDSKIYMAPSERTSLPPEIGRSKSVSMGNLVPWPIYEVKFEEGRIAPTGSLDGAPFPFQESYIANTPGSGDVYFYINLRRPVKDSSRFYVLCSGSRVWKPLNGSWGHQQRTRCREYHVRSRQQPLFLSSTERDSWQWPMSYYLFPTHFRVPSRSWQQQLHRLPYTWVCDGTSLYTFGTSSSVRFSSEQPPGFPGQRSTAIKRSELCRAYSFGAVDLSWKTGSFGSLCGSTGYATRGE; this is translated from the exons ATGGAGGAATTGGATGCTGCTGAGTCAAAAAGACGAAAAATTGAGAAGGTTGAAATGGCGAAGGAAGCGTGCCTTTGCCTTATGACGTATAAAAAGTTGATCGTGATCAAACTGAGCAATTTAAAGGAAGAAATTGATGTCAAAGATTGGACTTGTTTGCCTCCACCACCGTTCGAGATGTTTTTGGATCTTCCAGATCATGATATGTGTCCCTTCGAGTTCGACTCCAAGATCTATATGGCGCCGTCGGAGCGGACCAGCCTGCCGCCTGAAATTGGCAGAAGCAAATCCGTTTCCATGGGGAATTTGGTCCCCTGGCCAATCTACGAAGTCAAATTTGAGGAGGGCAGAATTGCCCCTACGGGATCACTGGATGGTGCACCCTTTCCTTTTCAGGAATCATACATCGCAAACACGCCAGGCTCAGGCGATGTTTACTTCTATATAAATCTGAGGCGACCTGTCAAAGATTCATCTAGATTTTACGTTCTTTGTTCTGGTTCTAGAGTTTGGAAACCCTTAAATGGCTCCTGGGGCCATCAGCAGCGAACCAGATGTCGAGAATACCATGTTCGTTCTCGACAACAACCTCTTTTTTTATCATCCACGGAGAGAGACTCCTGGCAGTGGCCAATGTCGTATTACTTATTTCCCACACATTTCCGTGTCCCTTCACGGTCTTGGCAGCAGCAACTACACCGTTTGCCTTACACATGGGTATGTGATGGAACCTCCTTATACACATTTGGAACATCGTCATCCGTGAGATTCTCCTCGGAGCAACCACCAGGCTTCCCCGGGCAACGCTCCACGGCTATAAAGAG GTCGGAACTTTGCAGAGCATACTCTTTCGGTGCGGTCGACCTCAGCTGGAAGACCGGCAGTTTCGGTTCGCTCTGCGGCAGCA CTGGATATGCTACAAGAGGAGaatga
- the LOC107611808 gene encoding uncharacterized protein LOC107611808 isoform X2, whose amino-acid sequence MEELDAAESKRRKIEKVEMAKEACLCLMTYKKLIVIKLSNLKEEIDVKDWTCLPPPPFEMFLDLPDHDMCPFEFDSKIYMAPSERTSLPPEIGRSKSVSMGNLVPWPIYEVKFEEGRIAPTGSLDGAPFPFQESYIANTPGSGDVYFYINLRRPVKDSSRFYVLCSGSRVWKPLNGSWGHQQRTRCREYHVRSRQQPLFLSSTERDSWQWPMSYYLFPTHFRVPSRSWQQQLHRLPYTWVCDGTSLYTFGTSSSVRFSSEQPPGFPGQRSTAIKSWICYKRRMRLY is encoded by the exons ATGGAGGAATTGGATGCTGCTGAGTCAAAAAGACGAAAAATTGAGAAGGTTGAAATGGCGAAGGAAGCGTGCCTTTGCCTTATGACGTATAAAAAGTTGATCGTGATCAAACTGAGCAATTTAAAGGAAGAAATTGATGTCAAAGATTGGACTTGTTTGCCTCCACCACCGTTCGAGATGTTTTTGGATCTTCCAGATCATGATATGTGTCCCTTCGAGTTCGACTCCAAGATCTATATGGCGCCGTCGGAGCGGACCAGCCTGCCGCCTGAAATTGGCAGAAGCAAATCCGTTTCCATGGGGAATTTGGTCCCCTGGCCAATCTACGAAGTCAAATTTGAGGAGGGCAGAATTGCCCCTACGGGATCACTGGATGGTGCACCCTTTCCTTTTCAGGAATCATACATCGCAAACACGCCAGGCTCAGGCGATGTTTACTTCTATATAAATCTGAGGCGACCTGTCAAAGATTCATCTAGATTTTACGTTCTTTGTTCTGGTTCTAGAGTTTGGAAACCCTTAAATGGCTCCTGGGGCCATCAGCAGCGAACCAGATGTCGAGAATACCATGTTCGTTCTCGACAACAACCTCTTTTTTTATCATCCACGGAGAGAGACTCCTGGCAGTGGCCAATGTCGTATTACTTATTTCCCACACATTTCCGTGTCCCTTCACGGTCTTGGCAGCAGCAACTACACCGTTTGCCTTACACATGGGTATGTGATGGAACCTCCTTATACACATTTGGAACATCGTCATCCGTGAGATTCTCCTCGGAGCAACCACCAGGCTTCCCCGGGCAACGCTCCACGGCTATAAAGAG CTGGATATGCTACAAGAGGAGaatgaggttatattag